One Ooceraea biroi isolate clonal line C1 chromosome 6, Obir_v5.4, whole genome shotgun sequence genomic window carries:
- the LOC105284125 gene encoding histone-lysine N-methyltransferase SMYD3 isoform X2, whose protein sequence is MSEMFAVKRGTTILTGKPFACALNSKCRTVRCDNCLKSGKLLKCSSCQYVYYCDRNCQKESWPIHKAECAHLRRVLPKIVPDAARLMARIILRLHRGGADEVGYYTETNSRKFKDLMSHYSDIKNDAKRLEHFTMLYGVLLEFLSDTLMPNVAELMGIYGRICTNSFNILDVNMNTIGVGIYLGASVIDHSCKPNAVAVFEGTTIMIRTLTDLPSLDWSQIRISYVDLLSSNEDRREELHGSYYFWCDCERCKQAEPMAQASSCPSVSCDSPCSIEDDDCKQCGAKLSQAFKETFREVTDFTAHQLEKMKTVAYLDVSKICLKKQKGVLHRFNVQHVRTLEMAHIAAMNLGRWEDAELYGKELAPGYQLYYGEVHPLTGLLYLTTGKIQLHLGKSKQAFEVLKKANMVLMITHGDKHSLVREELKPLLYQATMESNSDIHNGV, encoded by the exons ATGAGTGAAATGTTCGCAGTAAAACGGGGAACGACAATTCTCACCGGCAAACCGTTTGCCTGTGCGCTTAACTCGAAATGTAGAACTGTTCGATGTGACAATTGTTTGAAGAG CGGCAAGCTGTTAAAGTGCTCCAGCTGTCAATACGTGTACTACTGCGACCGTAATTGCCAGAAAGAGTCCTGGCCGATACACAAGGCGGAATGTGCACATTTGAGAAGAGTACTGCCAAAGATTGTGCCGGATGCAGCACGACTGATGGCACGTATAATCCTCAGGCTGCATCGGGGTGGAGCTGACGAAGTAGGCTACTATACCGAAACGAATTCTAGAAAATTCAAGGATTTAATGTCTC ATTATTCAGACATAAAGAACGATGCAAAACGACTAGAGCATTTCACTATGCTGTACGGAGTTTTATTAGAGTTCCTCAGTGACACGCTAATGCCCAACGTTGCGGAGCTAATGGGCATTTATGGCAGAATATGCACCAACTCTTTCAATATATTAGATGTCAATATGAACACTATTGGAGTAGGCATTTATCTGGGAGCGTCCGTGATAGATCACAGTTGTAAACCCAATGCCGTCGCTGTCTTCGAGGGGACTACCATCATGATCAGGACGTTGACAGATCTACCTTCTTTGGATTGGTCACAG ATTAGAATATCGTACGTTGATTTGCTCAGCTCGAACGAAGACAGACGCGAGGAACTGCACGGTTCGTACTATTTCTGGTGCGATTGCGAAAGATGCAAGCAAGCAGAACCGATGGCTCAGGCGAGCTCGTGCCCGAGCGTATCGTGCGATTCTCCGTGTTCGATCGAAGACGACGACTGCAAGCAATGCGGCGCGAAATTATCTCAGGCATTTAAAGAGACGTTTCGGGAAGTCACTGACTTCACTGCTCACCAGTTGGAAAAGATGAAGACTGTGGCtt ATCTTGATGTCAGTAAGATATGCCTGAAGAAACAAAAGGGTGTATTGCACAGATTTAATGTACAACACGTTCGTACCCTGGAAATGGCTCATATCGCGGCAATGAATTTAGGACGCTGGGAGGACGCAGAATTATACGGCAAGGAACTCGCGCCGGGATATCA ATTATATTATGGGGAAGTACATCCTTTAACAGGGCTGTTGTATCTCACGACAGGGAAGATACAATTGCACTTGGGAAAGTCGAAGCAGGCGTTCGAAGTATTAAAAAAGGCCAACATGGTATTGATGATAACCCATGGTGATAAGCACTCCTTGGTGAGGGAAGAGTTGAAACCTCTGCTCTATCAAGCCACTATGGAGTCGAACAGTGATATTCATAACGGCGTGTAG
- the LOC105284125 gene encoding histone-lysine N-methyltransferase SMYD3 isoform X1 codes for MRIKNQGCKRVPVNKATTILYGKPFAYVVRSTVRDERCDNCLRSGKLLKCSSCQYVYYCDRNCQKESWPIHKAECAHLRRVLPKIVPDAARLMARIILRLHRGGADEVGYYTETNSRKFKDLMSHYSDIKNDAKRLEHFTMLYGVLLEFLSDTLMPNVAELMGIYGRICTNSFNILDVNMNTIGVGIYLGASVIDHSCKPNAVAVFEGTTIMIRTLTDLPSLDWSQIRISYVDLLSSNEDRREELHGSYYFWCDCERCKQAEPMAQASSCPSVSCDSPCSIEDDDCKQCGAKLSQAFKETFREVTDFTAHQLEKMKTVAYLDVSKICLKKQKGVLHRFNVQHVRTLEMAHIAAMNLGRWEDAELYGKELAPGYQLYYGEVHPLTGLLYLTTGKIQLHLGKSKQAFEVLKKANMVLMITHGDKHSLVREELKPLLYQATMESNSDIHNGV; via the exons ATGAGAATCAAGAATCAAGGATGCAAGCGTGTCCCCGTAAACAAAGCCACCACTATTTTATACGGGAAACCCTTTGCTTATGTTGTAAGATCAACGGTGCGCGACGAAAGATGCGACAATTGTCTACGGag CGGCAAGCTGTTAAAGTGCTCCAGCTGTCAATACGTGTACTACTGCGACCGTAATTGCCAGAAAGAGTCCTGGCCGATACACAAGGCGGAATGTGCACATTTGAGAAGAGTACTGCCAAAGATTGTGCCGGATGCAGCACGACTGATGGCACGTATAATCCTCAGGCTGCATCGGGGTGGAGCTGACGAAGTAGGCTACTATACCGAAACGAATTCTAGAAAATTCAAGGATTTAATGTCTC ATTATTCAGACATAAAGAACGATGCAAAACGACTAGAGCATTTCACTATGCTGTACGGAGTTTTATTAGAGTTCCTCAGTGACACGCTAATGCCCAACGTTGCGGAGCTAATGGGCATTTATGGCAGAATATGCACCAACTCTTTCAATATATTAGATGTCAATATGAACACTATTGGAGTAGGCATTTATCTGGGAGCGTCCGTGATAGATCACAGTTGTAAACCCAATGCCGTCGCTGTCTTCGAGGGGACTACCATCATGATCAGGACGTTGACAGATCTACCTTCTTTGGATTGGTCACAG ATTAGAATATCGTACGTTGATTTGCTCAGCTCGAACGAAGACAGACGCGAGGAACTGCACGGTTCGTACTATTTCTGGTGCGATTGCGAAAGATGCAAGCAAGCAGAACCGATGGCTCAGGCGAGCTCGTGCCCGAGCGTATCGTGCGATTCTCCGTGTTCGATCGAAGACGACGACTGCAAGCAATGCGGCGCGAAATTATCTCAGGCATTTAAAGAGACGTTTCGGGAAGTCACTGACTTCACTGCTCACCAGTTGGAAAAGATGAAGACTGTGGCtt ATCTTGATGTCAGTAAGATATGCCTGAAGAAACAAAAGGGTGTATTGCACAGATTTAATGTACAACACGTTCGTACCCTGGAAATGGCTCATATCGCGGCAATGAATTTAGGACGCTGGGAGGACGCAGAATTATACGGCAAGGAACTCGCGCCGGGATATCA ATTATATTATGGGGAAGTACATCCTTTAACAGGGCTGTTGTATCTCACGACAGGGAAGATACAATTGCACTTGGGAAAGTCGAAGCAGGCGTTCGAAGTATTAAAAAAGGCCAACATGGTATTGATGATAACCCATGGTGATAAGCACTCCTTGGTGAGGGAAGAGTTGAAACCTCTGCTCTATCAAGCCACTATGGAGTCGAACAGTGATATTCATAACGGCGTGTAG
- the LOC105284125 gene encoding histone-lysine N-methyltransferase SMYD3 isoform X3, which produces MQFDELQVGKLLKCSSCQYVYYCDRNCQKESWPIHKAECAHLRRVLPKIVPDAARLMARIILRLHRGGADEVGYYTETNSRKFKDLMSHYSDIKNDAKRLEHFTMLYGVLLEFLSDTLMPNVAELMGIYGRICTNSFNILDVNMNTIGVGIYLGASVIDHSCKPNAVAVFEGTTIMIRTLTDLPSLDWSQIRISYVDLLSSNEDRREELHGSYYFWCDCERCKQAEPMAQASSCPSVSCDSPCSIEDDDCKQCGAKLSQAFKETFREVTDFTAHQLEKMKTVAYLDVSKICLKKQKGVLHRFNVQHVRTLEMAHIAAMNLGRWEDAELYGKELAPGYQLYYGEVHPLTGLLYLTTGKIQLHLGKSKQAFEVLKKANMVLMITHGDKHSLVREELKPLLYQATMESNSDIHNGV; this is translated from the exons ATGCAATTTGACGAGCTGCAAGT CGGCAAGCTGTTAAAGTGCTCCAGCTGTCAATACGTGTACTACTGCGACCGTAATTGCCAGAAAGAGTCCTGGCCGATACACAAGGCGGAATGTGCACATTTGAGAAGAGTACTGCCAAAGATTGTGCCGGATGCAGCACGACTGATGGCACGTATAATCCTCAGGCTGCATCGGGGTGGAGCTGACGAAGTAGGCTACTATACCGAAACGAATTCTAGAAAATTCAAGGATTTAATGTCTC ATTATTCAGACATAAAGAACGATGCAAAACGACTAGAGCATTTCACTATGCTGTACGGAGTTTTATTAGAGTTCCTCAGTGACACGCTAATGCCCAACGTTGCGGAGCTAATGGGCATTTATGGCAGAATATGCACCAACTCTTTCAATATATTAGATGTCAATATGAACACTATTGGAGTAGGCATTTATCTGGGAGCGTCCGTGATAGATCACAGTTGTAAACCCAATGCCGTCGCTGTCTTCGAGGGGACTACCATCATGATCAGGACGTTGACAGATCTACCTTCTTTGGATTGGTCACAG ATTAGAATATCGTACGTTGATTTGCTCAGCTCGAACGAAGACAGACGCGAGGAACTGCACGGTTCGTACTATTTCTGGTGCGATTGCGAAAGATGCAAGCAAGCAGAACCGATGGCTCAGGCGAGCTCGTGCCCGAGCGTATCGTGCGATTCTCCGTGTTCGATCGAAGACGACGACTGCAAGCAATGCGGCGCGAAATTATCTCAGGCATTTAAAGAGACGTTTCGGGAAGTCACTGACTTCACTGCTCACCAGTTGGAAAAGATGAAGACTGTGGCtt ATCTTGATGTCAGTAAGATATGCCTGAAGAAACAAAAGGGTGTATTGCACAGATTTAATGTACAACACGTTCGTACCCTGGAAATGGCTCATATCGCGGCAATGAATTTAGGACGCTGGGAGGACGCAGAATTATACGGCAAGGAACTCGCGCCGGGATATCA ATTATATTATGGGGAAGTACATCCTTTAACAGGGCTGTTGTATCTCACGACAGGGAAGATACAATTGCACTTGGGAAAGTCGAAGCAGGCGTTCGAAGTATTAAAAAAGGCCAACATGGTATTGATGATAACCCATGGTGATAAGCACTCCTTGGTGAGGGAAGAGTTGAAACCTCTGCTCTATCAAGCCACTATGGAGTCGAACAGTGATATTCATAACGGCGTGTAG
- the LOC105284124 gene encoding surfeit locus protein 4 homolog, which produces MVISQEMLLKAEEVADQVIRNGKHVLPTLARLCLIATFLEDGLRMWFQWSEQRDYMDSSWGCGKFLATVFVLVNLVGQLGGCVMVIGRWRVSIACSVLFFIVILQTIAYSILWDMQFLFRNLALIGALLLVLAESRVEGRSLFAGIPSLGDNKPKNLLQLAGRILLVFMFITLIRIEMSFLQILQNIVGGILMVFVWIGYKTKLSALLLVILLTALNLYHNAWWTIPDYKPLRDFLKYDFFQTLSVIGGLLMIVSLGPGGVSMDEHKKEW; this is translated from the exons ATGGTGATCTCGCAAGAGATGCTGCTGAAGGCGGAGGAGGTCGCAGATCAG GTGATCCGCAATGGAAAGCACGTGCTTCCAACACTCGCACGATTATGTCTTATTGCCACATTCTTGGAGGATGGCCTACGAATGTGGTTTCAATGGAGCGAGCAACGAGACTACATGGACTCATCGTGGGGCTGTGGCAAATTTCTGGCCACAGTCTTTGTCCTTGTGAATCTTGTGGGGCAGCTGGGTGGATGTGTCATGGTAATCGGCAGATGGCGAGTTAGCATAGCTTGCAGCGTCCTGTTCTTCATTGTAATTCTGCAGACTATCGCCTATAGCATTCTGTGGGACATGCAGTTCCTCTTCAGGAATCTAGCACTGATAGGCGCACTCTTGTTAGTGCTGGCCGAATCTCGAGTCGAAGGGAGATCACTATTCGCCGGTATACCCAGTCTCGGCGATAACAAGCCGAAGAACCTGTTGCAATTAGCCGGCCGGATTCTGCTGGTGTTTATGTTCATCACGCTAATACGCATAGAGATGTCCTTCCTGCAAATCCTCCAGAACATTGTCGGTGGCATTCTCATGGTGTTTGTGTGGATTGGGTATAAGACTAAGCTGAGCGCGTTATTGCTCGTCATCCTGCTCACCGCGCTAAATCTTTACCACAATGCGTGGTGGACCATTCCTGATTACAAGCCACTTAGGGACTTCCTCAAGTATGACTTCTTCCAA acaTTATCAGTCATCGGTGGCCTCCTGATGATAGTCTCTCTAGGTCCAGGTGGAGTATCGATGGACGAGCATAAAAAAGAATGGTAG